From a single Bryobacter aggregatus MPL3 genomic region:
- a CDS encoding prepilin peptidase has translation MFEILLAAVFGLVIGSFLNVCIYRLPRDLSVVAPRSFCPECGTPIPWYHNIPVLSWLLLRGKCSHCQAPISWRYPLVELTTSLLFALALWRYGPTPDAIKLCLFSALIVGLIFMDLEERILADELTIGGMSVGFLLSIFVAMPRFIGHFFLPPEWRENWLSLGESLIGGLAPALALFTIGEVYYRIRGREGLGLGDVKMIGMVGAFYGLQGALLTLIIGSLTGSIVGLLFITLTKKDAKTYELPFGTFLGFAALLPPFLFPEPGGLIGVPW, from the coding sequence ATGTTTGAGATCCTCCTCGCCGCCGTCTTCGGCCTCGTCATCGGTAGCTTCCTCAACGTCTGCATTTACCGCCTCCCACGCGACCTCAGCGTCGTCGCTCCCCGCTCCTTCTGCCCCGAATGCGGCACCCCCATCCCCTGGTATCACAACATCCCCGTCCTCTCCTGGCTCCTCCTCCGAGGCAAATGCAGCCACTGCCAGGCCCCCATCTCCTGGCGCTACCCGCTCGTCGAGCTCACGACAAGCCTCCTCTTCGCGCTCGCGCTCTGGCGCTACGGCCCCACGCCGGACGCCATCAAGCTCTGCCTCTTCTCTGCCTTGATCGTCGGCCTCATTTTCATGGATCTCGAAGAGCGCATCCTCGCCGACGAACTCACCATCGGCGGCATGAGCGTCGGCTTCCTGCTCAGCATCTTCGTTGCGATGCCCCGCTTCATCGGCCACTTCTTTTTGCCGCCCGAATGGCGTGAGAACTGGCTCAGTCTCGGCGAAAGTCTCATCGGCGGCCTCGCCCCGGCCCTCGCGCTGTTCACCATCGGCGAAGTCTATTACCGCATCCGTGGCCGCGAAGGCCTCGGTCTCGGCGACGTCAAAATGATCGGCATGGTCGGAGCCTTCTACGGTCTCCAGGGCGCCTTATTGACCCTCATCATCGGCAGCCTCACTGGTTCCATCGTCGGGCTGCTCTTCATCACCCTCACAAAGAAGGACGCCAAAACCTACGAACTCCCCTTTGGCACCTTCCTCGGCTTCGCCGCGCTCCTCCCCCCCTTCCTCTTTCCAGAACCTGGCGGACTCATCGGTGTACCATGGTAG
- a CDS encoding glycosyltransferase family 4 protein translates to MRILLADSGWKMRGGQWQTLYLAEALREHGHTVTLLARHGSLLWDLATRAHLPVRHLGLTTMFALSKSNEVIHVQDASSHTLAAIAARQPFVVSRRVAFPIKQTYLSQRKYARPAGYLAISQAVARELRRASIDYSRIRIVPDGVPDVEPAKYQPHVAALKSDDPGKLNNLIRESCTKAGAELLLSDNLSEAISSGFLFLYLSENEGLGSAILLAMAAGLPIIASRVGGIPEAVDEGFSGLLVPNDSTAIAQAINILREDRNLALRFGENARRRYLKYYTLQHMVDNTLAAYRDLLHV, encoded by the coding sequence ATGAGAATCCTGCTTGCCGATTCCGGCTGGAAAATGCGCGGCGGCCAATGGCAAACCTTGTACCTCGCCGAAGCCCTGCGCGAACACGGGCATACCGTCACGTTGCTTGCCCGCCACGGTTCCCTGCTCTGGGATCTTGCGACGCGTGCGCATCTGCCGGTCCGCCATCTTGGTCTCACCACAATGTTCGCGCTGAGCAAGTCGAACGAAGTGATCCACGTTCAGGATGCCTCGTCGCACACCCTTGCTGCCATCGCCGCTCGGCAACCCTTCGTCGTTTCGCGCCGTGTCGCCTTCCCGATCAAGCAAACCTATCTCTCCCAGCGCAAATATGCGCGCCCTGCCGGTTATCTCGCCATCTCGCAGGCCGTCGCGAGAGAGCTCCGCCGTGCCTCGATTGACTACAGCCGCATCCGCATCGTGCCCGACGGCGTTCCCGATGTCGAACCCGCCAAGTACCAGCCCCACGTGGCCGCTCTCAAGAGTGATGACCCCGGCAAACTGAATAACCTCATTCGCGAATCCTGCACCAAGGCCGGTGCGGAACTCCTCCTCAGCGACAATCTCTCGGAAGCAATCAGCAGCGGCTTCCTCTTCCTCTACCTCAGTGAGAACGAAGGTCTCGGCTCAGCCATCCTTTTGGCCATGGCCGCCGGCCTCCCGATCATCGCTAGCCGTGTCGGCGGCATTCCCGAGGCCGTCGACGAAGGCTTCTCCGGCCTCCTCGTCCCCAACGACAGCACCGCGATTGCCCAGGCCATCAACATCCTGCGCGAAGATCGCAACCTCGCCCTCCGCTTCGGCGAGAACGCCCGCCGCCGCTACCTCAAGTACTACACACTCCAGCACATGGTCGACAACACACTCGCCGCCTACCGGGACCTGCTCCATGTTTGA
- a CDS encoding glycosyltransferase family 2 protein, translating to MKISAAIITFNEERNIGRAIESLRCCDEILVIDSGSSDRTVELAKIHGATVIETFWRGYAAQKNFAAESCQHDWVLSIDADEALSESLEGEIWQLKKNGPSFDGYTMPRLAQYLGRWILHSGWYPDRKVRLFHRSKAKWVGEYVHESVVVEGRVGHLETNLLHYTCSSLSEHLKSMDRYTTLAAEQIVATRKPIRWRNMAIDPAWTFFKSYFIQRGFLDGAEGLAIAYMAGIYTFLKYAKARNFSPQR from the coding sequence ATGAAGATCTCTGCTGCCATCATCACCTTCAACGAAGAGCGAAATATTGGGCGGGCAATCGAGAGCCTTCGTTGCTGCGACGAAATCCTCGTCATCGACAGCGGTTCCTCCGACCGCACCGTCGAACTTGCCAAAATCCACGGCGCCACCGTCATCGAAACCTTCTGGCGCGGCTACGCGGCCCAGAAGAACTTCGCCGCTGAATCCTGCCAGCACGATTGGGTCCTCAGCATCGACGCTGACGAAGCCTTGAGTGAATCCCTCGAAGGTGAAATCTGGCAACTCAAAAAGAACGGCCCCAGCTTCGACGGCTACACGATGCCGCGTTTGGCCCAATATCTAGGCCGCTGGATCCTCCACTCCGGCTGGTACCCCGACCGCAAAGTGCGTCTTTTCCACCGCTCAAAGGCCAAATGGGTCGGTGAATACGTCCATGAAAGCGTGGTCGTCGAAGGACGCGTCGGACATCTCGAAACCAATCTGCTCCATTACACTTGTTCTTCGCTCAGCGAACACCTCAAGAGTATGGACCGCTACACGACACTCGCCGCCGAGCAAATCGTCGCCACCAGAAAACCCATCCGTTGGCGCAACATGGCCATCGACCCCGCCTGGACTTTCTTCAAGAGCTACTTCATCCAGCGCGGCTTCCTCGACGGAGCCGAAGGCCTCGCCATTGCCTACATGGCGGGAATCTACACTTTCCTCAAATACGCGAAAGCGAGAAACTTCTCCCCGCAACGATGA
- a CDS encoding site-2 protease family protein — translation MIIEEQRRPRYWLALCLLLLTIWTTAAAGSRMVFNFDHNLPPFRFDYDGFALFDSFFNPHALYTGLSFALPLILILLAHELGHYCACLYYQLDATLPYFLPVPTFIGTFGAFIRIRSIIYSRTVLFDVGVAGPIAGVVVLLPFLFFGTWLSHVAPGVATSGDLVFGTPLLIRFFEGIFFPGIPPDDIYLHPMARAAWVGIFATALNLLPIGQLDGGHIVYSLTGAWAKKISLVAIATLIPLGYFYPPWWGWAVVLYFFGRRHPQIFDESPLDRRRRLVAAVALLIFVLCFMTVPLRY, via the coding sequence GTGATCATTGAAGAGCAAAGGCGCCCCAGATACTGGCTCGCCCTCTGCCTCCTACTCCTCACTATCTGGACCACCGCCGCCGCAGGCTCGCGCATGGTCTTCAATTTCGACCACAATCTGCCGCCCTTCCGTTTCGACTACGACGGCTTCGCGCTGTTTGATAGTTTTTTCAATCCCCACGCGCTCTACACCGGGTTGTCCTTTGCCCTCCCTCTCATCCTCATCCTGCTCGCCCACGAACTCGGCCATTACTGCGCCTGCCTCTACTACCAGCTCGACGCGACGCTCCCCTATTTCCTCCCCGTCCCCACCTTCATCGGCACCTTTGGCGCCTTCATCCGCATCCGTTCGATCATCTATTCGCGCACCGTTCTCTTTGATGTCGGCGTCGCCGGCCCCATCGCAGGCGTCGTGGTCTTGCTCCCCTTCCTCTTCTTCGGCACTTGGCTCAGTCATGTGGCCCCCGGAGTAGCCACCTCGGGCGATCTCGTCTTCGGCACCCCGCTCCTCATTCGATTCTTTGAAGGCATCTTCTTCCCCGGCATCCCGCCCGACGACATCTACCTCCATCCCATGGCTCGCGCCGCCTGGGTCGGCATCTTCGCCACCGCATTGAATCTCCTGCCCATCGGACAACTCGACGGCGGCCATATCGTCTATTCGCTCACCGGCGCCTGGGCGAAAAAAATCTCGCTCGTCGCCATCGCGACGCTCATTCCCCTCGGCTACTTCTATCCCCCCTGGTGGGGTTGGGCCGTTGTCCTGTACTTCTTCGGCCGCCGGCACCCGCAGATCTTTGATGAGTCTCCGCTCGATCGCCGGCGCCGTCTCGTTGCCGCCGTCGCGCTCCTCATCTTCGTTCTCTGCTTTATGACCGTTCCGCTACGCTATTAA
- a CDS encoding HU family DNA-binding protein, protein MIKLDIINEVVSKTGITKTKAEMAVETVFESMKRALGQGERIELRGFGIFNVRPRKTGIGRNPRTGDEVAIPPGKAVRFKPGKELQTL, encoded by the coding sequence ATGATCAAGCTCGACATCATCAACGAAGTGGTATCGAAGACCGGTATCACCAAAACCAAAGCGGAAATGGCCGTCGAGACCGTATTCGAAAGCATGAAGCGCGCCCTCGGCCAAGGCGAACGCATCGAGCTTCGTGGTTTTGGCATTTTCAACGTTCGTCCCCGCAAAACCGGCATTGGCCGGAACCCACGCACCGGCGACGAAGTGGCCATCCCCCCCGGCAAAGCGGTTCGCTTTAAGCCCGGCAAAGAACTCCAAACCCTCTAA
- a CDS encoding PadR family transcriptional regulator has translation MSTRDIPDRVELLQGTLDLLILRTLLPGQAHGHAIAKAIELQSEEVLQVEQGSLYPALHRLLKRGWITAAEGISENNRKAKFYRLTPKGRKQLIVETSKWDRLTEAIARILRPANEPTP, from the coding sequence ATGTCTACCAGGGATATCCCAGACCGCGTTGAGCTCCTGCAGGGCACTCTCGACCTCTTGATCCTCCGCACTCTGCTTCCCGGACAAGCCCACGGCCACGCTATTGCCAAAGCCATCGAGCTCCAGTCCGAAGAAGTGCTGCAAGTAGAGCAAGGCTCGCTCTACCCTGCCCTCCACCGCCTCCTCAAACGTGGCTGGATCACGGCAGCGGAGGGAATCTCCGAGAACAACCGAAAAGCAAAGTTCTATCGCCTCACCCCCAAGGGCCGCAAACAACTCATCGTCGAAACCAGCAAGTGGGACCGACTCACAGAAGCGATCGCCCGCATCCTGCGCCCAGCCAACGAACCCACCCCTTGA
- a CDS encoding aminotransferase class V-fold PLP-dependent enzyme: MLRRSFLPLGMSPLWSAFAQSAATATRDENFWAMVRKQFPLREGLVYLNAANVCPASMPVLERHQHFLRDFEADPSFQNRAKFGPLRERVRATAAKFFGVSTDELAFTRNTSEATNTIVHGLQLQAGDEVVLIEDNHPSNLDSWRNQAKRLGFVLKIVEATQLIDSSDALAAKVEAALHAKTKVLALTHVTSSTGVVYPVARLCQAARAKGIWSHVDGAQSAGMMQVDLGRMGCDSYATSSHKWLMGPLEAGLLYVKSSRLRQVWPSIVSVGYSEDGKGGARFLEAYGQRDDARLVALEASFDFLNLVGMPAVEARVKQLTSRLMAKLSENSRVQLRTNRRDGLYCGVVKADLPHVADLRVLDQKLYQDQGMAFSVTPSGPIRGIRVSPHVYNSLEQMDAVAEALRKA; this comes from the coding sequence ATGTTGCGCCGAAGTTTTCTGCCCCTTGGGATGAGCCCGCTGTGGAGTGCGTTTGCGCAGTCTGCGGCAACTGCAACTCGTGATGAGAATTTTTGGGCGATGGTTCGCAAGCAGTTTCCCTTGCGGGAAGGTTTGGTGTATCTGAATGCGGCGAATGTTTGCCCGGCGTCGATGCCAGTGCTCGAGCGGCATCAGCATTTTCTGCGCGACTTTGAGGCGGACCCGAGTTTTCAGAATCGTGCGAAGTTTGGACCGCTGCGGGAGAGGGTGCGCGCGACGGCGGCGAAGTTCTTTGGGGTCAGTACGGACGAACTGGCCTTTACGCGCAATACGTCCGAGGCGACGAACACGATCGTGCATGGCTTGCAGTTGCAGGCAGGCGATGAGGTGGTGTTGATCGAAGACAATCATCCGTCGAATCTGGACTCGTGGCGAAATCAGGCGAAGCGGCTGGGTTTTGTGTTGAAGATTGTGGAGGCGACGCAGTTGATCGATTCTTCCGATGCATTGGCGGCGAAGGTGGAAGCGGCGTTGCATGCGAAGACGAAGGTGTTGGCGCTGACCCATGTGACGAGCAGTACGGGCGTGGTCTATCCGGTGGCGCGGCTTTGCCAAGCGGCGCGCGCCAAAGGCATTTGGTCGCATGTGGATGGAGCGCAGAGCGCGGGCATGATGCAAGTGGACTTGGGGCGGATGGGATGTGACTCCTATGCGACGAGTTCGCATAAGTGGTTGATGGGACCGCTGGAGGCTGGCTTGCTGTATGTGAAGAGCAGCCGGTTGCGGCAGGTTTGGCCGTCGATTGTCAGCGTTGGGTATTCGGAAGACGGCAAGGGCGGCGCGCGCTTTCTTGAGGCCTATGGCCAGCGGGACGATGCGCGGCTGGTGGCCCTGGAGGCGAGCTTTGATTTTTTGAATCTGGTGGGGATGCCCGCTGTAGAAGCGCGGGTGAAGCAGTTGACCAGCCGGTTGATGGCAAAGCTGAGTGAAAATTCCAGGGTGCAATTGCGGACGAATCGCAGGGATGGCTTGTATTGTGGAGTGGTGAAGGCAGATTTACCGCATGTTGCCGATTTGCGTGTTCTCGATCAGAAGCTTTACCAGGACCAGGGCATGGCATTCAGCGTGACGCCCAGCGGACCGATTCGTGGCATCCGTGTTTCCCCGCATGTCTATAACAGCCTGGAGCAGATGGATGCGGTGGCTGAAGCATTGCGTAAGGCATGA
- a CDS encoding sulfite exporter TauE/SafE family protein has product MTTLSELLLSPGVFSIGSAAILGAAHALTPGHSKTVVAAYLAGIRGSAVDAFRLGTIVTFTHTASVFVLGLLAYYLMESVDLQKLSPVLQRCSGALVAGIGLWLLYQRLRPKSEVLVSSGGTAGGHNHALSLRSLGVSGGIVPCPEALSLLLISLSRGQSLYGLVLLLSFSVGLAVVLIALGLAAVYVYPHAQRFPSLVVTIPIMSALVLIVMGVALLW; this is encoded by the coding sequence ATGACGACGCTCTCTGAATTGTTGTTGTCGCCAGGAGTGTTTTCGATTGGTTCGGCCGCGATTCTGGGGGCGGCCCATGCGCTGACGCCAGGACATAGCAAGACCGTGGTGGCTGCTTATCTGGCGGGGATTCGCGGGTCTGCTGTCGATGCTTTTCGCTTGGGGACGATTGTCACCTTTACCCATACGGCAAGCGTGTTTGTGTTGGGTTTGCTGGCCTATTACCTGATGGAGAGCGTGGACTTGCAGAAGCTGAGTCCGGTGTTGCAACGGTGCAGTGGCGCGTTGGTGGCGGGGATTGGGCTGTGGTTGCTGTACCAGCGGTTGCGGCCGAAGTCTGAGGTGCTTGTGTCAAGCGGGGGGACTGCGGGGGGCCATAACCATGCATTATCGCTGCGGAGTTTGGGCGTGTCCGGGGGCATTGTGCCTTGTCCTGAGGCATTGTCGCTGTTGTTGATTTCGCTGTCGCGGGGACAGAGCCTGTATGGGCTGGTGTTGCTGCTGAGCTTTTCAGTGGGGCTGGCGGTGGTGTTGATTGCGCTGGGATTGGCGGCGGTCTATGTGTATCCGCATGCGCAGCGTTTTCCTTCTCTGGTTGTTACGATTCCGATCATGAGTGCGCTGGTGCTGATTGTGATGGGTGTTGCGTTGCTGTGGTGA
- a CDS encoding SDR family NAD(P)-dependent oxidoreductase has product MTREAVVITGVSSGIGLAASRAAIAVGFHVFGSVRRLEDAPELGEHFTPLLFDVRDRDAIGVAVEQVAISIGNATLAGLIHNAGIAVAGPLLHVRPEEIEKQFAVNVFGVLAVTQAFAPLLGTDRTRVGKPGKIVNVSSVSGKLSFPFVGPYVASKHALEGLSNTLRRELMLYGIDVVLVGPGAIRTPIWEKSNFEEFRETDYAASLRLAEKMMREAALQGMEAEACGELLVSILRRRRPKTRYALVRHSLLHWYLPRILPERWVDAILARQFRLMR; this is encoded by the coding sequence GTGACCCGCGAGGCAGTGGTGATCACCGGGGTGTCGAGCGGGATTGGCTTGGCCGCGAGCCGGGCGGCCATTGCGGTTGGATTCCATGTGTTCGGGTCGGTTCGGCGTCTTGAGGATGCGCCGGAATTGGGAGAACATTTTACGCCACTTTTGTTTGATGTCAGGGATCGGGATGCGATTGGGGTGGCGGTTGAGCAGGTGGCTATTTCGATCGGAAATGCCACGCTAGCGGGACTGATCCACAATGCGGGGATTGCGGTGGCAGGGCCGCTCTTGCATGTGCGGCCGGAAGAAATCGAAAAACAATTTGCAGTGAATGTGTTTGGGGTGCTGGCAGTAACGCAGGCGTTTGCGCCGTTGCTGGGGACGGACCGGACGCGGGTTGGCAAGCCGGGAAAGATTGTGAATGTGAGTTCGGTATCGGGGAAGCTGTCGTTTCCGTTTGTCGGACCTTATGTAGCGTCAAAACATGCGCTGGAGGGCTTGTCGAACACGTTGCGGCGGGAGTTGATGCTGTATGGAATCGACGTGGTGCTGGTGGGGCCGGGTGCGATTCGGACGCCGATCTGGGAGAAGTCGAATTTCGAGGAGTTTCGGGAGACCGACTATGCGGCAAGTTTGCGACTCGCGGAGAAGATGATGCGAGAGGCTGCGCTGCAGGGGATGGAGGCGGAGGCCTGCGGAGAATTGCTTGTGAGCATTCTCCGCAGGCGCCGTCCCAAAACGCGTTACGCGTTGGTGCGCCATTCTCTATTGCATTGGTATTTGCCGCGCATTCTGCCGGAGCGTTGGGTAGATGCCATTCTGGCGCGGCAATTTCGACTAATGCGTTAG
- a CDS encoding outer membrane beta-barrel protein codes for MSKVFRGVLFTLAFGATLFAQEKKFEIGASVTGNFLRTVNGFDTDHSVKNSLGVGANFRTYFSKRHGLDISWSYSNPAHTYFSPSVGSTPAVGVTHKTWTNEATTSYVFKLRSSESRIQPFLLAGGGALLFTPNGLHSTVGSVGTTAKLTGVYGGGIDAYLSSRIGLRAQYKGFVYNDPANAVIHRSTQKLGHMAQPSLGLFWRF; via the coding sequence ATGTCTAAAGTTTTTCGCGGCGTGCTTTTTACGCTTGCATTTGGGGCAACACTTTTCGCCCAGGAAAAGAAATTTGAAATCGGAGCTTCGGTCACCGGCAACTTTCTGCGTACGGTAAACGGATTCGATACCGATCACTCTGTCAAGAACAGCCTCGGCGTCGGAGCGAATTTCCGCACCTACTTCTCCAAGCGTCACGGCTTGGATATCAGCTGGAGCTATTCCAATCCAGCTCACACCTACTTCAGCCCGAGCGTAGGCAGCACTCCAGCAGTGGGAGTTACCCACAAGACCTGGACCAACGAGGCAACCACCTCCTATGTCTTTAAGCTGCGCTCGAGCGAGTCCCGTATCCAGCCCTTCTTGTTGGCTGGCGGCGGCGCGCTCCTCTTCACTCCGAACGGCCTGCACAGCACGGTCGGCAGCGTAGGCACCACGGCGAAGCTCACTGGTGTTTACGGCGGTGGCATCGATGCGTATCTCTCGAGCCGCATCGGTCTGCGTGCACAGTACAAGGGCTTCGTCTATAACGACCCCGCCAACGCGGTCATCCACCGCAGCACCCAGAAGCTCGGCCACATGGCTCAGCCTTCTTTGGGTCTCTTCTGGCGCTTCTAA
- the uxaC gene encoding glucuronate isomerase: MAFIHDNFLLETTEAQSLYHKYAADEPILDYHSHLPPKDIAENRRFANLFEIWLEGDHYKWRAMRANGVSEPYCTGDATPYEKFLAFAKTVPYTLRNPLYHWTHLELKRYFGIDELLNESNAEAIWNKTTAMLATDELRVWGIFEKFQVKAVCTTDDPADDLSWHAAIAKSGCPAKVYPTFRPDNPLNIHRPEVFLPWLDKLYEVSGQSIDSFADFLKALRQRHDAFHAAGCRLSDHGLNRCLADFCEEEEAAEIFAKAREGGEVTPEELQRYSSFMMLFFGRLDAEKGWTKQLHLGARRSVNSSAFERLGADKGFDSIGDLQQGDALAAYLDAMSRADALPKMVLYNLNPSDNYLFATMAGNFQDGETAGKIQFGSGWWFLDQKEAMEWQMNALSNCGLFSRFIGMLTDSRSFMSFPRHEYFRRVLCNLVGGDVAKGLLPNDEELVGGMVRRICFANARDFLKLEL, from the coding sequence ATGGCATTCATTCACGACAACTTCCTGCTTGAGACCACAGAAGCGCAGAGCCTTTATCACAAGTACGCGGCGGATGAGCCGATCCTGGACTATCATTCGCATCTTCCGCCGAAAGACATTGCAGAAAACCGGCGTTTTGCGAATTTGTTCGAGATTTGGCTAGAAGGGGATCACTACAAGTGGCGTGCGATGCGTGCCAATGGGGTGTCCGAGCCATACTGCACAGGAGATGCGACGCCTTATGAAAAGTTTTTGGCGTTCGCTAAGACTGTGCCGTATACCTTGCGCAATCCTTTGTACCACTGGACGCATCTCGAGTTGAAGCGATACTTCGGCATCGATGAGCTGTTGAACGAATCGAATGCCGAGGCCATTTGGAACAAGACGACTGCGATGCTGGCCACGGATGAGCTGCGGGTGTGGGGAATCTTTGAGAAGTTTCAGGTGAAAGCGGTGTGTACGACCGATGATCCTGCCGATGATCTGAGCTGGCATGCGGCGATCGCGAAGAGTGGTTGTCCGGCGAAGGTGTATCCGACCTTTCGTCCCGATAATCCGCTGAATATTCATCGGCCGGAAGTGTTCTTGCCTTGGCTGGATAAGTTGTACGAGGTATCTGGGCAGAGTATCGATTCGTTTGCTGATTTCCTGAAGGCTTTGCGCCAGCGTCATGATGCGTTCCATGCGGCTGGGTGCCGGCTTTCCGATCATGGGTTGAATCGTTGCCTGGCGGATTTCTGTGAGGAAGAGGAGGCGGCCGAGATCTTTGCAAAGGCGCGCGAGGGCGGGGAAGTGACGCCGGAAGAATTGCAGCGCTATTCGAGCTTCATGATGCTGTTCTTTGGGCGTCTGGATGCCGAGAAGGGCTGGACGAAGCAACTGCATCTGGGTGCGCGGCGCAGTGTGAATTCGAGTGCGTTTGAGCGGTTGGGGGCGGATAAGGGATTTGATTCGATCGGGGACTTACAGCAGGGCGATGCGCTTGCCGCTTATCTCGATGCGATGAGTCGTGCGGATGCACTGCCGAAGATGGTGCTGTACAACCTGAACCCGAGCGACAACTATTTGTTTGCGACGATGGCGGGGAACTTTCAGGACGGAGAGACGGCGGGCAAGATCCAGTTTGGGTCTGGCTGGTGGTTCCTCGATCAGAAGGAAGCGATGGAGTGGCAGATGAATGCGTTGTCGAATTGCGGGCTGTTCTCACGATTCATTGGCATGCTGACGGATTCGCGTTCGTTCATGAGCTTCCCGAGACATGAGTATTTCCGCCGGGTGCTTTGCAATCTGGTGGGAGGAGATGTCGCGAAGGGTTTGCTGCCGAATGATGAGGAACTGGTGGGTGGGATGGTGCGCCGGATCTGCTTTGCGAATGCACGTGATTTTCTGAAGCTGGAACTTTAG
- a CDS encoding DUF488 family protein, giving the protein MQPLFTIGHSNHSIERFLDLLLAHNISQLVDVRTLPSSRFSPQFNREALREALAAKGIEYVYAGQHLGGKRRENYSDLRDTQGFKQAVRELIVDSQERPTVIMCAEEDPYQCHRRFLISRALMEDFAFVAIQHIRKDASLLAEPGFPESAVQMTLGI; this is encoded by the coding sequence ATGCAACCGCTCTTCACTATTGGTCACTCGAATCATTCGATTGAGCGCTTTCTTGATTTGCTCCTTGCTCACAACATCTCACAACTGGTGGACGTGCGGACACTGCCATCGTCGCGATTTTCGCCACAGTTCAATCGCGAGGCTTTGCGGGAGGCACTGGCGGCGAAGGGGATTGAGTATGTGTACGCAGGCCAGCATCTGGGGGGAAAGCGTCGCGAGAATTATTCCGACTTGCGGGATACGCAGGGCTTCAAGCAGGCGGTGCGTGAGTTGATCGTGGACTCTCAGGAGCGGCCGACAGTGATCATGTGTGCGGAAGAGGATCCCTATCAGTGCCATCGGCGCTTTTTGATTTCGCGAGCCTTGATGGAAGACTTTGCGTTTGTTGCGATCCAGCACATTCGCAAGGACGCGTCTTTGCTGGCAGAGCCGGGATTTCCGGAGTCCGCGGTGCAGATGACGCTGGGGATCTAG